AACACCTGTTTTCATACAAAGCTCAATTAATCTGACCATTTCATTATCTTTTAACTGATCTTGTAAACGGGTAAAAAGTCGTTCATGTGGAATCGTATCAAAATAATTATCAATATCCAATTTGGCAACCCAACCGCTCTTTTGCCGATTGAAAAGATCAACCACTCGATGTATAGTACGTAGAGGCCCCTTTCCTGGACGGTAACCATAACTATTACTTAGAAACATTTTATCCATCCGGGGTTCTACTAACATTTTAATTGCTTGCTGAACAATCTTATCCCGAATACTTAATAATCCTAATTTACGCTTCTCATTTTCTTTCTTCGCAATTTCCACCTGTAAGTAAGGTTCCGGATTCCAACTTTTATCAATCAATTCCCTCCGTAAAGTTTCCAAATTCACTTTCAGTTTCTCTTCGAACTCACTTACCGAAAACCCGTCAACTCCGCCAGCCGAGTTTTTCAGCTTAACAGCCTTCCATGCACTATAAAGAGTGACCGGAAGACACAGAGTTTTATAGAGAGTAACAGCCATACTAGAAATTAATTATTCGAATTGTCCATAACCCACATTCGTTTTAGCCCCAATTCCAACAGTTTTTAGAATAGAAAGGAAAAGCTCTTTTTTTTCGTTTTTACTAAATGTTTTATTTCCAATCACAGAGTCAACCAATCTAAATCTGAATTCCAACCCACACCCGGAAGCTATTTTCAGAAATGCAATAGGCGTTGGATTTTTTAGCGGATCATCTCCATGCGGCGTAATTGAATCGCTGGTTAAAATACGGCCCTTTGCATCGGGACTTACTACGACTGCATCAAAAAATATATCCCTTTTATAAATAGATTTCTTCCTATATATCCTCTTCTCTACCGTATCAGCCCAATTACCATATTTCTTTTTCTCCTCAGCAAAATCTCTATTTTTTCCTTCAAATATATCTTTACATAAATCTACAGCAGCCATATTTCCATTATAGAACTCCCTAAAAAAAGAATGTAATACACCCTTTACAGACGAACCATACACAACCGGCATGCCAAAAGTATAATCCAAATGAATACCGAGATTAAAAGCTCCATCTAACTTCTTGGAATCATGAACCAGTCCAACCCCTGTTACCAAACCAGGATAAGCAACCTTCATATCACTTATAACTGAATTTACAAGCGGATTTGCTGGGATCTTGTATAATCGAGCTTTAAGAATGGTGTTATTCACTTTATTTATCTCCTCTGAAGGAACAAGTTCATTTTTTGTTTTAGTAGTAGCTTGTTCCGTTAGAACATAGCTGAAATCTACTTTAGAATAATAATCTTTATAGAATAGCTTACTTATATTCTTCATACTTTTACTAACTTATACGTCCTCACTACCTGCTTTAATGCTATTGCACAATCTATTACTTCCTTTTTCAGCTCTTTCAGATCACTTGATTCACTTAATGCATATTCCAGCATACCCCGCGAAGTCCAATTCTCTCGATTACAAAAATGATCTAATGTCATCATCTTTGCAACTACTTCCAATACAGCTAATCGATAAGGTGTAGAAATATCCTTTTTATCAGATTTATTCTTTTTAGGTTTATCTTGATAATAAATAGCTAAGGTCGGCCTAATGCCTATCATGGCAACAGAAACGCTTAACGCAGCTATTTGCCCGTTATAACCATCCGGTATTTCCGTCTTATCCTTATCTTTAAACAGATGACTACTTTGTAATGCTTGGTCGGCAAGACCAATTAAAACCTCATTCCTTTTTTTACCCATTATCGTAATCATTTAAAGTTTAACAAATTCACAATATCCATAACCAATGGTGGCATTAGCCCCAATCTGTATCATTTGATTCTGAATAGCCTCTTCTAATTTATTGTCAGCAGACAGAATAAAGGTACCTAACACTGTACCCTGCGGCAATACCTGCTCATACCATAAATTGGTACTTTCTCCGTTCTCTAAACAATTACGAGCTATAATAGGTAGCCCTTCGTCATTGCACAATTCTTTGAATTCCCCTATAGAAAAATCTTTTTTAATAGAAACAGATTGAGGAGCCTTACCAAGAGGCAAACAAATAGTTAATTTACTTCTTACTTTCTCTATCAAACTATTTTTATCCCAACTATTTTGTTCTTTACTTTCACTGAAAAGACTTAGTTTATTAATAAAATCATCCAATACGGTTTCACAAGTTGCTAATTTGTATAATTCCTTATCATCTTGCACAGGAAGGAACAATATATTAGCATCAAAAAAGATACAACCACCCTTTTGTTTCAAACTTTTCTTATCTAATTTATCCGATCCGAATATACCTTTTCTTACGGCTCCATCCAATTTGTTTTCTTGTGCTACATATTCATTAATTGCGCCTTTAAGTGAACTGGAATTAATACAAGGCAAATCAGTAAGCGAATCTCGTTGGATAGCTTTGTCTATCAAACCGTAATTGGTAACGTTTTCATTTCCTACATGCAAATTTGACCTGGCAATAATCAGCCATACTGTTATATTTTTCATTTCCATATTATTTTATTGTTTATCTATACATATTATATCCAATCTGAACAAAATCTTCCTTACTCATTAAAGCATCCGTGAACTTTTTCCTATCTTCTTCCTTATCAAAATAAAAAACAGATCCTCTTTTGTATAAATCATACCGGACTTCACTCCGTTTTACCTCATTTGATAGAATTTCATAATTAGTTGTGTCTAAGGTTGTTTTTAAAAATCTGAAAGGGACCGTATCTGTAATGGCATACACCGCCTGTGCAGCTTCTTCCTCGGTAAGATAAGCATCAGAAAGTAATACGACCCTTTTATTCTTACTATTTTTATCCGGCATAGTATATTCTACCTCTTCGTCCGTAACATTTATAATAAATGTGGAACTATCTGCACCTAAAGATGCCAGTTCGCCATCATATTTTTTTAAATCAATAGAAGTTTCAGCCATAAAAGCAAAACAAAAATCTACTTTTTCATTCACATCTCCATTATCTGCTTTCTTTCCAAAACGATAACTAATCTGTTTATAAAATGACGTATCCCGAGTGATACCCGTATAATCTTTATTAATCCCTACCCGCCTATCTTCTGAAAAAACAACTGAAAAAGGCACTTCGCGCTCGCCATTTAGAAACAATACTTCCTGTCTTTCCTTAGGACAATACCCTTCTACTTCAGGCACTTTCTTCTTTCTTCCGTTTATCAAGGCAAAGGGGGCATTTTCTAATTTTACTACATATTTATAGTCCATCGGTGCAGGAAAAAGATTTATCCAATTCCCCTTTTCTTTCTTCCGCATAAAACAAGGCGAGATAGACTCTATTTTACCAAAATTACCTCTTTTATGGTGATCTTTAACTTCAAAACTTCGCTCCCCTATTAAACTATTTGCTTCTTTCCTATTTTTGACTTTCCGTGTTTTTTTGTCAAATGCTTCACTGTTCGACAAGATCAAAAACCGAAGCATTCCTAATAAGGATGTTTGCTGAGGAAAACAATTAGAACGAATAATATAACTGGCAAACTGCTCATTATGCAATTTATATGTTTTATTTTCCTTCTCCCCCACCTGAAAAGTCATATCACCTCCGAAGAAAAATTTTCCTATAGGAGTAAGCATTATTAAATATTTATTCCTCATTGTCTCTCTCTCCATTAACAAATTTAGCTGTTTTTAATATTCCATAGGTTTGTAACACTATATCGCTGATTACATTTTTCTTTTCCTTACAATCTTCCACCTTTTCTTTCTCTTGTGATTTATACAAAATTGTCAATAAATTGCGGATGGTAGTGATAT
The genomic region above belongs to Parabacteroides pacaensis and contains:
- a CDS encoding reverse transcriptase domain-containing protein, whose amino-acid sequence is MAVTLYKTLCLPVTLYSAWKAVKLKNSAGGVDGFSVSEFEEKLKVNLETLRRELIDKSWNPEPYLQVEIAKKENEKRKLGLLSIRDKIVQQAIKMLVEPRMDKMFLSNSYGYRPGKGPLRTIHRVVDLFNRQKSGWVAKLDIDNYFDTIPHERLFTRLQDQLKDNEMVRLIELCMKTGVVTARMKWNETTKGLPQGAVLSPLLANFYLHPFDQFMISKLSGYVRYADDFIVVADTKEQIEGIVELLKEELDKNFLLKLNIPIIKNLEDGIEFLGITIKHSGLSLSEKKKADLFERINTIDLYGAELSLKSMETWQGIKNYYARVC
- the cmr6 gene encoding type III-B CRISPR module RAMP protein Cmr6, with amino-acid sequence MKNISKLFYKDYYSKVDFSYVLTEQATTKTKNELVPSEEINKVNNTILKARLYKIPANPLVNSVISDMKVAYPGLVTGVGLVHDSKKLDGAFNLGIHLDYTFGMPVVYGSSVKGVLHSFFREFYNGNMAAVDLCKDIFEGKNRDFAEEKKKYGNWADTVEKRIYRKKSIYKRDIFFDAVVVSPDAKGRILTSDSITPHGDDPLKNPTPIAFLKIASGCGLEFRFRLVDSVIGNKTFSKNEKKELFLSILKTVGIGAKTNVGYGQFE
- the cmr4 gene encoding type III-B CRISPR module RAMP protein Cmr4 → MKNITVWLIIARSNLHVGNENVTNYGLIDKAIQRDSLTDLPCINSSSLKGAINEYVAQENKLDGAVRKGIFGSDKLDKKSLKQKGGCIFFDANILFLPVQDDKELYKLATCETVLDDFINKLSLFSESKEQNSWDKNSLIEKVRSKLTICLPLGKAPQSVSIKKDFSIGEFKELCNDEGLPIIARNCLENGESTNLWYEQVLPQGTVLGTFILSADNKLEEAIQNQMIQIGANATIGYGYCEFVKL
- a CDS encoding type III-B CRISPR module-associated Cmr3 family protein; protein product: MRNKYLIMLTPIGKFFFGGDMTFQVGEKENKTYKLHNEQFASYIIRSNCFPQQTSLLGMLRFLILSNSEAFDKKTRKVKNRKEANSLIGERSFEVKDHHKRGNFGKIESISPCFMRKKEKGNWINLFPAPMDYKYVVKLENAPFALINGRKKKVPEVEGYCPKERQEVLFLNGEREVPFSVVFSEDRRVGINKDYTGITRDTSFYKQISYRFGKKADNGDVNEKVDFCFAFMAETSIDLKKYDGELASLGADSSTFIINVTDEEVEYTMPDKNSKNKRVVLLSDAYLTEEEAAQAVYAITDTVPFRFLKTTLDTTNYEILSNEVKRSEVRYDLYKRGSVFYFDKEEDRKKFTDALMSKEDFVQIGYNMYR